Proteins from one Podarcis raffonei isolate rPodRaf1 chromosome 1, rPodRaf1.pri, whole genome shotgun sequence genomic window:
- the TMEM229B gene encoding transmembrane protein 229B isoform X3: protein MASAEPLTAFSRWYLYAIHGYFCEVMFTAAWEFVVNFNWKFPGVTSVWALFIYGTSILIVEKMYLYLKDKCNILVRCLIYTLWTYTWEFTTGFILRQFDACPWDYSQFDLNFMGLITLEYAIPWFCAAVIMEQLVIRNTLRLRFDENAEPGSPTAAVTLANGHVKTN, encoded by the coding sequence ATGGCGTCTGCAGAACCCCTGACTGCTTTCTCCCGTTGGTACCTCTATGCTATTCATGGTTACTTCTGTGAGGTGATGTTCACAGCTGCTTGGGAGTTTGTGGTCAATTTCAactggaaattcccaggtgtcactAGCGTATGGGCACTCTTCATCTATGGAACTTCCATCCTCATTGTAGAAAAGATGTACCTGTACCTGAAGGACAAGTGCAACATCCTAGTGCGTTGCCTGATTTACACCCTGTGGACGTATACTTGGGAGTTCACCACCGGCTTCATCCTGCGCCAGTTTGATGCCTGCCCTTGGGACTATTCACAGTTTGACTTGAACTTCATGGGCCTCATAACCCTGGAGTATGCCATTCCATGGTTCTGTGCAGCAGTCATCATGGAACAGTTAGTCATCAGGAACACCCTGCGTTTGCGATTTGATGAGAATGCTGAACCCGGGTCTCCTACTGCTGCTGTAACCTTGGCCAATGGCCATGTGAAAACTAACTGA
- the TMEM229B gene encoding transmembrane protein 229B isoform X2: MPVNVEESRQSSCWGLCGRMASAEPLTAFSRWYLYAIHGYFCEVMFTAAWEFVVNFNWKFPGVTSVWALFIYGTSILIVEKMYLYLKDKCNILVRCLIYTLWTYTWEFTTGFILRQFDACPWDYSQFDLNFMGLITLEYAIPWFCAAVIMEQLVIRNTLRLRFDENAEPGSPTAAVTLANGHVKTN; this comes from the exons ATGCCTGTGAATGTGGAGGAATCTAGGCAG AGTTCCTGCTGGGGACTGTGCGGAAGGATGGCGTCTGCAGAACCCCTGACTGCTTTCTCCCGTTGGTACCTCTATGCTATTCATGGTTACTTCTGTGAGGTGATGTTCACAGCTGCTTGGGAGTTTGTGGTCAATTTCAactggaaattcccaggtgtcactAGCGTATGGGCACTCTTCATCTATGGAACTTCCATCCTCATTGTAGAAAAGATGTACCTGTACCTGAAGGACAAGTGCAACATCCTAGTGCGTTGCCTGATTTACACCCTGTGGACGTATACTTGGGAGTTCACCACCGGCTTCATCCTGCGCCAGTTTGATGCCTGCCCTTGGGACTATTCACAGTTTGACTTGAACTTCATGGGCCTCATAACCCTGGAGTATGCCATTCCATGGTTCTGTGCAGCAGTCATCATGGAACAGTTAGTCATCAGGAACACCCTGCGTTTGCGATTTGATGAGAATGCTGAACCCGGGTCTCCTACTGCTGCTGTAACCTTGGCCAATGGCCATGTGAAAACTAACTGA